The segment ACATAGAGTAATGAATATGCATATGCATACAAACTCAGTTGACCAATAAAAATTACCATAATATTTACAATACATATCATCTTAATATTTTGAATGGAAACTTGATGCACACGACATTAAGGCATATCACTACAAGACACTACATTATACCACAATTAATATGCTCTGTCAAAATTGTATGTAGAAGAGAACATGAGATAGAATACAattgaaattaagaaattttcattagATCCGCTCAAGCAGTTCGGCTAGACAGTCCCGAACTACCTATTTTGGGTTACCCCTAGCCACCGACTTTCCAGATGACTAACTTTTCAAACATGTGCTTGTCCTACAATGAAGTCAATCATCATCCCAAGAGACGAAGAGACagcaaaaagcttaagtttatttttcaagTGTCCGCTCTCTCGCCTACAAAGGGGCCCTAAAGAGATGATTGTCCTCTCCTTcctttacaaagagtacatcaGTGACGAAATAGAGCAAACAAGGCTCTTAGACGTAAATGGAAATAAGTGTCTTTTTCAGATACATTGACTCTTTATCTGAAACCAGGGATGTATTTCTACGTTAACACGCAGGAAAGGGAAAACAGCAGTTTTCATCtaactttattattgtttaataccAATCATGTAAATGCAAAAATACGATATTAAGtccattttttttggaatacgaatagaatttcattttactttttatacgaCATTACATACGTAAAGTGTACTTGTATGTAGTAGGCTTAAATACAATtgtgtttaaaacttttttaacaaaaaaaacgttCTTAGTCTTAATTTCTAGACATATAGTCTACTTAATTGTTGCTTTAAAATATGTCCAATATTTCTCAGTGAGATGAATCTATCTGCAATCACAAACTGTGAATACGTTAAATATTTTGCATGCACTACATGTGTTTtgcatttttcattttcaacttCAATCACTCAATCTTTCATTaatgaaattctacaaaaacaaaactttcaaaacaaaaatgtatcatTTCTTTGAAACCACAATTTCTAAAACATGATATATTTATTGTAGTCTATAATTTACTTTCATAATGAACAaatggtttttattaaattttcttatttttgcgAATATAACAATCGAAAGGCAATACGTTAATGCCAATGCCGCCATTATAACCAGTGTCAATTATGCTTTTGAAACTTTTAGTCCTTACGCTCTGATACGATTTTTCGAATTCAGTGATAAGGAGTGGAATATAACGGAAAAATGTTTTAGggatatgtatgtgtatgtgaatAGTTTGAGAAGTGGTGAATACTGGGCCGTTAAATGTAAGAATAGTTGCTGGAGTTAAAGTAattatttagttgttattaataattttaatatgtattttgtcCAGTGTATGATGCTTCTAGTTATTATGCCGGTGCAGCTTTTTCCGGAACCTCATTACGTTTACACAATCCCAATGTTTGTCGTCTTTTATCGAAACAATTTAATGAGTATTTTAAAGTTCCTCGTCATCATTCGGAGACTCTACTGTATGTTTTGCCTTTTGATGTTCATCTTATATCGGGTCATTTTCTAATGGAAATTGCCCATGACAATTTTTTTCGGGTGAGTATGAATGTTTAGAGATTGAaccatttcagaatttttaatcTAGTATAATCTACaacctagtttatagtctagcctactgCCTAGTTTAAAGTcaagtctagcctttagtcaagtctatagtctagtctatagtcaagtccatagtgtaatctataatctagcctataatctagtatataatctagtctatagtctagcctatagtctagcctatagtctagcctatagtctagtctatagtctagcctatagtctaatctatagtctagcctatagtctagtctatagcctagtttagtctatagtctagtctagtctatagtctagtctatagtctagtctatagtctagtctatagtctagtctatagtctagtctatagtctagtctatagtctagtctatagtctagtctatagtctagtctatagtctagtctatagtctagtctatagtctagtctatagtctagtctatagtctagtctatagtctagactataatctagtctatagtctagtctatagtctagtctatagtctatagtgtagtctatagtgtagtctatagtctagtctatagtctagtctatagtctactctattgtctagtctatagcctagtctataacctagtcttggctatgatctagtctatagcgtagtatttagtgtagtctatacagACTAGTCTAAAAAACTACATACcactattattaaaaatttcaatattatttttaaagtttgaaaaaattcaacaaatgatTTGTTTTCCGAAATCATGCACCAATACGGATATGGAGACAATTTTAGATGTTTATCTCTTTCAAACAACAATTTTCGTAAGAAATATAACATATTTAAGTCATCGAATTGTAACTGATAATTATAAAATCTATGAAGATTTCAACTTTTATATATTGATGTAAGTtgttaaaaatcaaatcaaaaaatcAAAGTTGTTAAAGAAGAATTATAAATTTCAGAATTATACTCTGTGGCTCAGTGTTAATACATCTGACAGTTTTTATAGCCAGACACTATATTGTAGAACTTAATCGTTCTACATTAAGTGAGGAATATATGAAAAAACATGCTGTCGGTTCATTTAAAGTCAATAGTCTTAAAAATGTTGCCGAATGGAAAAATACCTTAGAAGGTGTTGATATGAAACAATTTACTATGAGGCATttcgaaacaaataaaaaaggtaaaatgctaattatgttaaataaagttaaatgaaaattaaatatatattttaatttctcaACTTAGAAAGTCTGCCAAAAATCCTATCCAGACAGCATTCCTATTGTTTTGAAGAACTTTTAGACTACGTATCACTACCCAAtgtgatatataatttattgcagaCTTCTTCCACTCCCCTATGTGgcttgatttttatgttttctttcttttttatctgGTTACATTTGGTGGCCGAATATAGTTTTATGGCCAATAACATGGACTTGGATTTGTCTAATAACAAAGTAAAGCAACGTGTTGCTCTAATCCAGCGTTCAGCTTATATAATGGATGCATATTTTCTGATTAAGTgagtgttaaaatttaatattaaatgaaaataattttcttcattttg is part of the Lucilia cuprina isolate Lc7/37 chromosome 3, ASM2204524v1, whole genome shotgun sequence genome and harbors:
- the LOC111679686 gene encoding uncharacterized protein LOC111679686, whose protein sequence is MNKWFLLNFLIFANITIERQYVNANAAIITSVNYAFETFSPYALIRFFEFSDKEWNITEKCFRDMYVYVNSLRSGEYWAVKLYDASSYYAGAAFSGTSLRLHNPNVCRLLSKQFNEYFKVPRHHSETLLYVLPFDVHLISGHFLMEIAHDNFFRFEKIQQMICFPKSCTNTDMETILDVYLFQTTIFVRNITYLSHRIVTDNYKIYEDFNFYILIIILCGSVLIHLTVFIARHYIVELNRSTLSEEYMKKHAVGSFKVNSLKNVAEWKNTLEGVDMKQFTMRHFETNKKESLPKILSRQHSYCFEELLDYVSLPNVIYNLLQTSSTPLCGLIFMFSFFFIWLHLVAEYSFMANNMDLDLSNNKVKQRVALIQRSAYIMDAYFLINGANSSYDFFKSLPKDKLNVFEQLKHVSKLVVKKLFGLMPSYTFVLYSAQVLDKYFYHNVILELPSRDYKNCAQNMFSNIFYMDTYFPPTERCMPWTWFISLQVQFYVTSCLLMLLVEIQLRYSIIIGTTIFCISIAAATLWSLGPIYEYGYTTSLLYELVNFNLILDNICLFIIPHLLGICLGHIIYKMNHNFNINIFFVVSGWLFSITLIAFYIFGLNVILHHVSKLTKAILIVTTHIIWCCILFWTIISAMSNHGGKKK